A genomic region of Populus nigra chromosome 11, ddPopNigr1.1, whole genome shotgun sequence contains the following coding sequences:
- the LOC133668058 gene encoding pentatricopeptide repeat-containing protein At3g58590, with amino-acid sequence MSFHGDFLKYQYRLLQLLQSCSKLRALNTTKPLHALTITISPNPEQSTFVYNNIISFYASFNQVPMAHKVFDNMPQRNKVSYNSIISCFSKYGYLEEAWRTFCEMIDCGFRPNNFTLSGLLSCASMDVGRGIMLQALAIKNGLFCSDAFVGTALLGSFGRCGWLDEAFHVFEDMPNKSLVTWNSMISLLGHHGFVEDCVVLFRKLVRKEGSLSKCSFEGVLSGLVCEEDLEFGGQIHGLVIKSGFDCEVLVSNSLINMYARCSSISQVEKLFEEVDGRDVVTWNTIISAISKSKNPGKALEVFLKMSEDGIMPNQTTFVSVINSCTSLLVPMCGEYVHGKIVKSALETDVYLGSALVDYYAKCGKLDNAHYCFREIHQKNVVSWNSLILGYANKCSFASVSLLLEMLKLGFRPNEFSFSAALKSSLVLELKQIHSLTIRLGYENNEYVLTSLITSYGRNGLITDALIFVKASETLLAVVPANSIAGIYNRSGQYFETLKFLSQLEEPDTVSWNIVIAACARNGNYKEVFELFKHMRVAQMLPDNYTYTSLLCVCSKVCNLALGSSIHGLLIKTNFSYFDIVVRNVLIDMYGKCGNLESSVKIFDSMTERNLITWTALISALGINGCAQEALERFNDMEFLGSRPDKIAFIAVLTACRHGALVREGMQLFGKMNNYHIEPDMDHYHCLVDLLARNGHLEEAEKVISCMPFPPDAQIWRSFLEGCKKRRNNEDHAVCIK; translated from the coding sequence ATGAGCTTCCATGGAGATTTCCTCAAATACCAATATCGTCTCCTCCAACTTCTCCAATCTTGTTCAAAACTTCGTGCCCTTAACACAACAAAACCACTCCATGCACTCACAATCACTATCAGCCCAAACCCAGAGCAATCCACCTTTGTTTACAACAATATTATTTCCTTCTATGCATCATTCAACCAAGTACCAATGGCGCACAAAGTGTTCGACAATATGCCTCAAAGAAACAAAGTGTCTTACAATTCAATTATTAGCTGTTTTAGTAAATATGGTTATTTAGAGGAAGCTTGGAGAACGTTTTGTGAGATGATAGATTGTGGGTTCAGGCCGAATAACTTTACCTTGTCTGGTTTGTTATCGTGTGCGTCAATGGATGTCGGTCGTGGGATTATGTTGCAGGCACTGGCAATAAAGAACGGGTTATTCTGTAGTGATGCTTTCGTGGGCACTGCTTTGTTGGGTTCATTTGGAAGATGTGGGTGGTTAGATGAAGCATTCCATGTTTTTGAAGATATGCCTAATAAAAGCTTGGTGACATGGAATTCGATGATATCATTGTTGGGGCATCATGGTTTTGTGGAAGATTGTGTAGTTTTGTTTCGCAAGCTTGTTAGGAAAGAGGGTTCTTTGTCTAAATGTTCTTTTGAGGGTGTTTTATCGGGGTTGGTGTGTGAAGAAGATTTGGAATTCGGAGGACAAATACATGGTTTGGTCATTAAAAGCGGGTTTGATTGCGAAGTTTTAGTTTCGAATTCTCTTATCAATATGTATGCGAGATGTTCAAGCATTTCCCAAGTGGAGAAACTGTTTGAGGAAGTAGATGGTAGGGATGTAGTCACGTGGAACACAATAATTAGTGCCATCTCAAAAAGTAAGAACCCTGGAAAAGCATTAGAAGTCTTTCTGAAAATGTCTGAGGATGGAATAATGCCTAACCAGACCACATTTGTAAGTGTCATTAACTCTTGCACCAGTTTGCTGGTCCCAATGTGTGGAGAATATGTCCATGGTAAAATAGTGAAAAGTGCTCTTGAAACAGATGTTTATTTGGGTAGTGCCTTGGTTGATTATTATGCCAAATGTGGTAAACTGGATAATGCCCATTATTGCTTTCGCGAGATACATCAGAAGAATGTGGTCTCTTGGAATTCTTTGATCCTGGGTTATGCAAATAAATGCTCTTTTGCTTCTGTTTCTTTGTTGCTAGAAATGCTTAAGTTAGGCTTCCGACCTaatgaattttcattttctgcTGCTCTTAAATCATCCTTGGTTTTAGAGCTAAAGCAGATTCATAGCCTGACTATAAGATTGGGCTATGAGAATAATGAATATGTATTGACCTCCCTTATTACCTCCTATGGCAGGAATGGTCTCATAACTGATGCTCTAATCTTTGTTAAAGCTTCTGAAACACTGCTTGCTGTTGTTCCCGCTAACAGTATTGCTGGAATTTATAACAGATCTGGCCAATACTTTGAGACATTAAAGTTTCTTTCTCAGCTTGAAGAACCAGACACTGTGTCTTGGAACATTGTTATTGCAGCTTGTGCACGCAATGGAAATTACAAGGAggtttttgaactttttaaacACATGCGTGTTGCTCAAATGCTTCCAGACAATTACACATATACAAGTCTTCTATGTGTGTGTAGTAAGGTCTGTAACCTTGCTCTGGGAAGTTCTATTCATGGTCTCCTCATAAAGACTAATTTCagttattttgatattgttgtcCGCAATGTGTTGATAGACATGTATGGAAAGTGTGGCAACCTTGAAAGTTCAGTAAAGATTTTTGACAGTATGACAGAGAGAAACCTAATTACATGGACAGCTCTAATTTCAGCCCTTGGAATTAATGGCTGTGCTCAGGAAGCATTAGAAAGGTTTAATGATATGGAATTTCTAGGTTCTAGACCTGATAAGATTGCTTTTATTGCGGTGCTTACGGCATGCAGACATGGTGCTTTAGTCAGAGAAGGGATGCAGTTGTTTGGTAAAATGAATAATTACCATATTGAACCAGATATGGATCATTATCATTGTTTAGTGGACTTATTGGCTAGGAATGGACATCTTGAGGAAGCAGAGAAAGTGATTTCCTGCATGCCTTTCCCACCAGATGCCCAAATATGGCGTAGCTTTCTTGAAGGTTGCAAGAAACGTAGAAATAATGAGGATCATGCAGTGTGCATAAAGTAA